A window of Cellulomonas fimi contains these coding sequences:
- the sdhC gene encoding succinate dehydrogenase, cytochrome b556 subunit, whose product MWSWVAHRVTGVAIFFFLLVHVLDTSLVRVSPEAYNEVIATYKNPIMGLGEAGLVAAIVFHAFNGIRIILVDFWSKGTKYQRVMLWVVLGLFVVTMAGFLPRHLMHVFGGE is encoded by the coding sequence ATGTGGTCGTGGGTCGCGCACCGCGTGACCGGCGTCGCGATCTTCTTCTTCCTGCTCGTGCACGTGCTCGACACGTCGCTCGTGCGGGTGTCGCCCGAGGCGTACAACGAGGTCATCGCGACCTACAAGAACCCGATCATGGGCCTCGGTGAGGCGGGGCTCGTCGCCGCGATCGTGTTCCACGCCTTCAACGGCATCCGGATCATCCTGGTCGACTTCTGGTCCAAGGGCACGAAGTACCAGCGCGTGATGCTGTGGGTCGTGCTCGGCCTGTTCGTCGTGACGATGGCCGGCTTCCTGCCCCGTCACCTCATGCACGTCTTCGGAGGTGAGTGA
- the sdhD gene encoding succinate dehydrogenase, hydrophobic membrane anchor protein produces the protein MSLVADPKAPRPPKAGPGRRTTRGNTELYGWVFMRASGVLLVVLIFGHLFVNLVAGEGVTAIDFGFVAGKWASPFWQVWDLLMLWLAMIHGTNGMRTIVNDYAEKDTTRLVLKGLLYFAFVLVVVLGTLVIFTFDPCPTGSPADLLPSFCTA, from the coding sequence ATGAGCCTCGTCGCCGACCCCAAGGCCCCGCGTCCCCCCAAGGCGGGCCCCGGCCGTCGCACCACGCGCGGTAACACCGAGCTCTACGGCTGGGTGTTCATGCGCGCGTCGGGCGTCCTGCTCGTCGTGCTGATCTTCGGGCACCTGTTCGTCAACCTCGTCGCCGGCGAGGGCGTCACGGCGATCGACTTCGGGTTCGTCGCCGGCAAGTGGGCGTCGCCGTTCTGGCAGGTCTGGGACCTGCTCATGCTGTGGCTCGCGATGATCCACGGCACCAACGGCATGCGGACGATCGTCAACGACTACGCCGAGAAGGACACGACGCGCCTGGTCCTCAAGGGCCTGCTCTACTTCGCGTTCGTCCTCGTGGTCGTGCTCGGGACGCTGGTCATCTTCACGTTCGACCCCTGCCCGACGGGCAGCCCGGCGGACCTGCTCCCCTCGTTCTGCACGGCCTGA
- the sdhA gene encoding succinate dehydrogenase flavoprotein subunit, giving the protein MQTHQYDVVIVGAGGAGMRAALESSTRVRTAVISKLYPTRSHTGAAQGGMCAALANVEEDNWEWHTFDTVKGGDYLVDQDAAEVMAKEAIDAVLDLEKMGLPFNRTPEGKIDQRRFGGHTRNHGEAAVRRSCYAADRTGHMILQTLYQQCVKNDVEFFNEFYVLDLLVDHDLAAGHVPDGEEVNVSGVVAYELATGEIHVFRAKSVVLATGGAGKIFKTTSNAHTLTGDGMALAYRRGIPLEDMEFFQFHPTGLAGLGILLSEAARGEGGILRNAQGERFMERYAPTIKDLAPRDIVARSMANEVREGRGAGPNKDYVLLDLTHLEPAHIDAKLPDITEFARTYLGVEPYTEPVPVYPTAHYAMGGVPTNIEGEVLRNATDVIRGLYAAGEVACVSVHGSNRLGTNSLLDINVFGKRAGISAAHYAAGAQWVELPENPAATVEAELETIRTRGDGERVADIRRALQETMDANAQVFRTEESLEQALSDLRELRKRFASVSVQDKSRTFNTDLLEAVELGFLLDIAETVVVGALNRKESRGGHFREDYPDRDDKGYMQHTMAYRRPLPTKGHRLWGSDSDGDHKGSFAHTTVFDDYQVVLGSKPVTVTRYQPMERKY; this is encoded by the coding sequence ATGCAGACCCACCAGTACGACGTCGTCATCGTCGGCGCGGGCGGCGCCGGCATGCGCGCGGCCCTCGAGTCGTCGACCCGCGTGCGCACCGCCGTCATCTCCAAGCTCTACCCGACGCGCTCCCACACGGGCGCCGCGCAGGGCGGCATGTGCGCCGCGCTCGCGAACGTCGAGGAGGACAACTGGGAGTGGCACACGTTCGACACCGTCAAGGGCGGTGACTACCTCGTCGACCAGGACGCCGCCGAGGTCATGGCCAAGGAGGCCATCGACGCGGTCCTCGACCTGGAGAAGATGGGCCTGCCGTTCAACCGGACGCCCGAGGGCAAGATCGACCAGCGCCGGTTCGGCGGCCACACGCGCAACCACGGCGAGGCGGCCGTGCGCCGGTCCTGCTACGCCGCGGACCGCACCGGCCACATGATCCTTCAGACGCTCTACCAGCAGTGCGTGAAGAACGACGTCGAGTTCTTCAACGAGTTCTACGTGCTCGACCTGCTCGTGGACCACGACCTCGCCGCGGGGCACGTGCCCGACGGCGAGGAGGTCAACGTCTCGGGCGTCGTCGCCTACGAGCTCGCGACCGGCGAGATCCACGTCTTCCGGGCCAAGTCCGTCGTCCTCGCGACCGGCGGCGCCGGCAAGATCTTCAAGACGACCTCGAACGCGCACACGCTCACGGGCGACGGCATGGCGCTCGCCTACCGCCGCGGCATCCCGCTCGAGGACATGGAGTTCTTCCAGTTCCACCCGACGGGCCTCGCCGGCCTCGGCATCCTGCTCTCGGAGGCCGCGCGTGGTGAGGGCGGCATCCTGCGCAACGCGCAGGGCGAGCGCTTCATGGAGCGCTACGCGCCCACCATCAAGGACCTCGCGCCGCGCGACATCGTCGCCCGCTCCATGGCGAACGAGGTCCGCGAGGGCCGCGGCGCCGGTCCGAACAAGGACTACGTGCTGCTCGACCTCACGCACCTCGAGCCCGCGCACATCGACGCCAAGCTGCCGGACATCACCGAGTTCGCGCGCACCTACCTCGGCGTCGAGCCGTACACCGAGCCCGTGCCCGTCTACCCCACCGCGCACTACGCGATGGGTGGCGTCCCGACGAACATCGAGGGCGAGGTCCTGCGCAACGCGACCGACGTGATCCGCGGCCTCTACGCCGCGGGCGAGGTCGCGTGCGTGTCCGTGCACGGCTCGAACCGCCTGGGCACCAACTCGCTGCTCGACATCAACGTCTTCGGCAAGCGCGCCGGCATCAGCGCCGCGCACTACGCCGCGGGCGCGCAGTGGGTCGAGCTGCCCGAGAACCCGGCCGCGACCGTCGAGGCCGAGCTCGAGACCATCCGGACGCGCGGCGACGGCGAGCGGGTGGCCGACATCCGCCGCGCGCTCCAGGAGACGATGGACGCCAACGCCCAGGTGTTCCGCACCGAGGAGTCGCTCGAGCAGGCGCTGTCCGACCTGCGGGAGCTGCGCAAGCGGTTCGCGTCGGTGAGCGTCCAGGACAAGAGCCGCACGTTCAACACCGACCTCCTCGAGGCCGTCGAGCTGGGCTTCCTGCTCGACATCGCCGAGACCGTGGTCGTCGGCGCGCTCAACCGCAAGGAGTCGCGCGGCGGGCACTTCCGGGAGGACTACCCGGACCGCGACGACAAGGGCTACATGCAGCACACCATGGCGTACCGCCGGCCGCTGCCGACCAAGGGTCACCGCCTGTGGGGCAGCGACTCCGACGGCGACCACAAGGGGTCGTTCGCGCACACGACCGTGTTCGACGACTACCAGGTGGTGCTCGGCTCCAAGCCCGTCACCGTCACCCGCTACCAGCCGATGGAGCGCAAGTACTGA
- a CDS encoding succinate dehydrogenase iron-sulfur subunit produces the protein MTATLDATPEVGAVPSFEVTLKVMRYLPSDDGATPVPHWDEFRVQAHGTDRVLDALHKVKWEQDGSLTFRRSCAHGVCGSDAMRINGKNRLACKTLLKDLDPSKPITVEPIKGLPVVKDLVVDMEPFFASYREIMPFLVTTGTEPTKERRQSAEQRERFDDTTKCILCAACTSSCPVFWTDGQYFGPAAIVNAHRFIFDSRDEGGAQRLEILNDKEGVWRCRTTFNCTEACPRGIEITKAIQEVKRAMITRAF, from the coding sequence ATGACTGCCACGCTCGACGCCACCCCCGAGGTCGGGGCCGTGCCCTCGTTCGAGGTCACGCTCAAGGTCATGCGCTACCTGCCGTCCGACGACGGCGCCACGCCGGTCCCCCACTGGGACGAGTTCCGCGTGCAGGCCCACGGCACCGACCGCGTGCTCGACGCCCTGCACAAGGTCAAGTGGGAGCAGGACGGCTCGCTCACGTTCCGCCGCTCGTGCGCGCACGGCGTGTGCGGCTCCGACGCCATGCGCATCAACGGCAAGAACCGCCTCGCGTGCAAGACGCTGCTCAAGGACCTCGACCCGTCCAAGCCGATCACCGTCGAGCCCATCAAGGGCCTGCCGGTCGTCAAGGACCTCGTCGTCGACATGGAGCCGTTCTTCGCGTCGTACCGCGAGATCATGCCGTTCCTCGTCACGACCGGCACCGAGCCGACCAAGGAGCGCCGGCAGTCCGCCGAGCAGCGCGAGCGGTTCGACGACACCACCAAGTGCATCCTGTGCGCCGCGTGCACGTCGTCCTGCCCGGTGTTCTGGACCGACGGGCAGTACTTCGGCCCCGCCGCGATCGTCAACGCGCACCGCTTCATCTTCGACAGCCGCGACGAGGGCGGCGCGCAGCGCCTCGAGATCCTCAACGACAAGGAGGGCGTGTGGCGCTGCCGCACGACCTTCAACTGCACCGAGGCGTGCCCGCGCGGCATCGAGATCACGAAGGCGATCCAGGAGGTCAAGCGCGCGATGATCACGCGCGCCTTCTGA
- a CDS encoding phosphotransferase, which translates to MLTPDATAAPGPGPDEVEVPLEGGNVGGAVRVGDTVRRPTGPWTPAVHKLLDFLATTDLPHVPRVLGTDHQGREVLTYLPGRVVPIGVEPLTDGQVRSAMRWLRHFHDVVADFPRDSRRWRFVERALEPGEIVCHHDSAMYNMTFDGDELAGVFDWDVAGPGRPIDDLAIFAWNGPLLFPDRDHSASAHGLRVMADAYGDVDPAAILDHVPVRMTDASDRIEEGQRRGDPGMLRLGEVGEPTSTRARTTTLLAHTPAIRALL; encoded by the coding sequence GTGCTCACCCCCGACGCCACCGCAGCGCCCGGCCCCGGGCCCGACGAGGTCGAGGTCCCGCTCGAGGGCGGCAACGTCGGCGGTGCGGTGCGCGTCGGCGACACCGTCCGCCGCCCGACCGGCCCGTGGACCCCCGCCGTGCACAAGCTGCTCGACTTCCTCGCGACGACGGACCTGCCGCACGTCCCGCGCGTGCTCGGCACCGACCACCAGGGCCGCGAGGTCCTCACCTACCTCCCGGGCCGGGTCGTGCCGATCGGCGTGGAGCCGCTCACCGACGGCCAGGTGCGGTCGGCGATGCGGTGGCTGCGGCACTTCCACGACGTCGTGGCCGACTTCCCGCGCGACAGCCGTCGCTGGCGGTTCGTCGAGCGCGCGCTGGAGCCGGGCGAGATCGTGTGCCACCACGACTCGGCGATGTACAACATGACCTTCGACGGCGACGAGCTCGCGGGCGTCTTCGACTGGGACGTCGCCGGTCCCGGGCGCCCGATCGACGACCTCGCGATCTTCGCGTGGAACGGGCCGCTGCTGTTCCCCGACCGTGACCACTCCGCGTCCGCGCACGGACTGCGTGTCATGGCGGACGCCTACGGCGACGTCGACCCGGCCGCGATCCTCGACCACGTCCCCGTGCGCATGACGGACGCCTCCGACCGGATCGAGGAGGGCCAGCGGCGCGGCGACCCCGGGATGCTGCGCCTGGGCGAGGTCGGCGAGCCGACGTCGACGCGGGCCCGGACCACCACGCTGCTCGCGCACACGCCCGCGATCCGCGCGCTGCTCTGA
- a CDS encoding YihY/virulence factor BrkB family protein, translated as MTGEPTDVTRPAAGSGAAQARAQRTEDESLPRKRPSLVERAKVLLAWWQQTRPARANARFGAAGGGLLTGGIAYAALFSVFAGLTIGYTIFMAVLGDNDALRQQVLTAIDDSLPGLIDTGDNAGLIDPDTLVLNPALTVAGVVALVVLVLSAISATAALRTGVRAMFGRVTGDNAVFSKLRELGGFVGIALAVLVSAVLTTAATAASDWLTTLVGWPDTSGTVAAALVSFVVDAAMFMLIVWFLAGQRPDFRDLLQGAVIAAVGIGAVRLLGTSVVAGSATRNPVLASFAVIVTLLIWINLLARIVLLAAAWTADPPPEKPEDVDSPVDAD; from the coding sequence ATGACGGGCGAGCCGACGGACGTGACCCGCCCGGCGGCCGGCTCGGGGGCCGCCCAGGCGCGCGCGCAGCGGACCGAGGACGAGTCGCTGCCCCGCAAGCGCCCGTCGCTCGTCGAACGTGCCAAGGTGCTGCTCGCGTGGTGGCAGCAGACGCGTCCCGCGCGTGCGAACGCGCGCTTCGGCGCCGCCGGCGGCGGGCTGCTGACCGGGGGGATCGCGTACGCCGCGCTGTTCTCGGTGTTCGCCGGGCTGACCATCGGCTACACGATCTTCATGGCGGTGCTGGGCGACAACGACGCACTCCGGCAGCAGGTGCTGACGGCGATCGACGACTCGCTCCCCGGGCTGATCGACACGGGGGACAACGCCGGGCTCATCGACCCGGACACGCTGGTGCTCAACCCGGCGCTCACGGTCGCGGGTGTCGTCGCGCTCGTCGTCCTGGTGCTGAGCGCGATCTCGGCGACCGCCGCGCTGCGCACCGGCGTACGCGCGATGTTCGGACGCGTGACGGGCGACAACGCGGTCTTCTCGAAGCTGCGCGAGCTCGGCGGGTTCGTCGGGATCGCGCTCGCGGTGCTCGTGTCGGCGGTCCTCACGACGGCGGCGACGGCGGCGTCCGACTGGCTCACGACGCTCGTCGGCTGGCCCGACACGTCGGGCACCGTGGCGGCGGCGCTCGTGTCGTTCGTCGTCGACGCCGCGATGTTCATGCTGATCGTGTGGTTCCTCGCCGGGCAGCGGCCCGACTTCCGGGACCTGCTCCAGGGCGCCGTCATCGCCGCCGTGGGTATCGGCGCCGTCCGGCTGCTCGGGACGTCCGTCGTCGCGGGCAGCGCGACGCGCAACCCGGTGCTGGCGTCGTTCGCGGTCATCGTCACGCTGCTGATCTGGATCAACCTGCTCGCCCGCATCGTGCTGCTGGCCGCCGCGTGGACCGCGGACCCGCCGCCGGAGAAGCCCGAGGACGTCGACAGCCCCGTCGACGCTGACTGA
- a CDS encoding 2'-5' RNA ligase family protein produces the protein MRLPERTGDQLRIGVAVTVPEPWGSELRAARSRYGDPLAEFIPPHITLLGPTVVEPEQVVEVEEHLTKAAARHTPFVVRLRGTATFRPVSPVVFVELVDGAEGCAALERSVRTGVLDQDLRFDYHPHVTVAHEVPDDRLDAAAAGLADFEAAFVVTEFHSYLHGDDGVWRPVRDFSLDLGAAPVGLLTSDDPADADAGAVRPT, from the coding sequence ATGAGGCTGCCGGAACGCACCGGCGACCAGCTCCGCATCGGGGTCGCCGTCACGGTCCCCGAGCCGTGGGGGAGCGAGCTGCGTGCCGCGCGGTCCCGCTACGGCGACCCGCTCGCCGAGTTCATCCCGCCGCACATCACGCTGCTCGGCCCGACGGTCGTCGAGCCGGAGCAGGTGGTCGAGGTCGAGGAGCACCTCACGAAGGCCGCCGCACGGCACACGCCGTTCGTGGTGCGGCTGCGCGGCACCGCGACCTTCCGGCCGGTGTCGCCGGTGGTGTTCGTCGAGCTCGTCGACGGTGCCGAGGGCTGCGCCGCGCTCGAGCGCAGCGTCCGCACGGGCGTGCTGGACCAGGACCTGCGGTTCGACTACCACCCGCACGTCACGGTCGCGCACGAGGTGCCCGACGACCGGCTCGACGCGGCGGCCGCGGGGCTCGCGGACTTCGAGGCGGCGTTCGTCGTCACCGAGTTCCACAGCTACCTGCACGGCGACGACGGCGTGTGGCGACCCGTCCGCGACTTCTCGCTCGACCTCGGTGCGGCACCCGTGGGGCTGCTGACCTCGGACGACCCGGCCGACGCGGATGCCGGGGCGGTGCGCCCGACCTAG
- the trpS gene encoding tryptophan--tRNA ligase: MATHRSRIFSGMQPTSDSLQLGNYLGALTQWVALQDDHDAIYCVVDLHALTVNPDPAVLRDRTRRTAAQFLAAGVDPARSILFVQSHVPEHAELAWLLSCQTGFGEAGRMTQFKDKSSKQGSEGTTVGLFTYPVLMAADILLYDTNLVPVGEDQRQHLELSRDLAQRLNHRFGKDTVVVPEPHIVKATAKIYDLQDPTSKMSKSAESPNGLIELLDDPRVIAKRIKSAVTDTEREIRFDPVAKPGISNLLTIYSALTGRPVDAIVAEYDGRGYGDLKKDLAEVVLAFLSPFQERVHGYLADPASLDAVLADGADRAQEIAAPTLERLYDRFGLLRRRGSRRVVRDEVDAGVGIGA, encoded by the coding sequence ATGGCCACGCACCGCTCGCGCATCTTCTCGGGGATGCAGCCGACGTCCGACTCGCTCCAGCTCGGCAACTACCTGGGCGCCCTCACGCAGTGGGTCGCGCTGCAGGACGACCACGACGCGATCTACTGCGTCGTCGACCTGCACGCGCTGACCGTCAACCCGGACCCCGCGGTGCTGCGGGACCGGACGCGCCGCACGGCCGCGCAGTTCCTCGCCGCGGGCGTCGACCCGGCGCGGTCGATCCTCTTCGTGCAGTCGCACGTGCCCGAGCACGCGGAGCTCGCCTGGTTGCTGTCGTGCCAGACGGGGTTCGGCGAGGCGGGCCGGATGACGCAGTTCAAGGACAAGTCGAGCAAGCAGGGGTCCGAGGGCACGACCGTCGGGCTGTTCACCTACCCCGTGCTCATGGCGGCCGACATCCTGCTGTACGACACGAACCTCGTGCCCGTCGGCGAGGACCAGCGTCAGCACCTCGAGCTGTCCCGCGACCTCGCGCAGCGGCTCAACCACCGGTTCGGCAAGGACACGGTCGTCGTGCCGGAGCCGCACATCGTCAAGGCGACGGCGAAGATCTACGACCTGCAGGACCCGACGTCGAAGATGAGCAAGTCGGCGGAGAGCCCGAACGGCCTGATCGAGCTGCTCGACGACCCGCGCGTGATCGCCAAGCGCATCAAGTCGGCCGTGACCGACACCGAGCGTGAGATCCGCTTCGACCCGGTCGCCAAGCCGGGCATCTCCAACCTGCTGACGATCTACTCGGCGCTGACCGGCCGCCCGGTGGACGCGATCGTCGCCGAGTACGACGGCAGGGGCTACGGGGACCTGAAGAAGGACCTCGCCGAGGTCGTGCTGGCGTTCCTCTCGCCGTTCCAGGAGCGCGTGCACGGCTACCTCGCGGACCCGGCGTCGCTCGACGCGGTGCTCGCCGACGGTGCCGACCGGGCGCAGGAGATCGCGGCGCCGACCCTCGAGCGTCTCTACGACCGGTTCGGCCTGCTCCGGCGCCGGGGCTCGCGACGCGTCGTGCGGGACGAGGTCGACGCCGGGGTGGGGATCGGGGCATGA
- a CDS encoding Sec-independent protein translocase TatB, producing the protein MFGINGGELLVLFLVAAFVIGPERLPRYAEQLGHWVRRARQFAADAKARVDEELGEEARDVDWAALDPRKYDPRRIVREALLDDLSPSSGPAPARPSATARTAAAATAGAATAATAKAGVGVAGDPGERWRSAPFDDEAT; encoded by the coding sequence GTGTTCGGAATCAACGGCGGGGAGCTGCTCGTGCTCTTCCTCGTCGCGGCCTTCGTGATCGGCCCCGAGCGCCTGCCGAGGTACGCGGAGCAGCTGGGCCACTGGGTCCGGCGGGCGCGCCAGTTCGCCGCCGACGCCAAGGCGCGCGTCGACGAGGAGCTCGGCGAGGAGGCGCGCGACGTCGACTGGGCGGCGCTCGACCCGCGCAAGTACGACCCGCGCCGGATCGTGCGCGAGGCGCTGCTCGACGACCTGTCGCCGTCGTCCGGACCCGCACCCGCACGCCCGTCGGCGACCGCGCGCACGGCGGCGGCCGCGACGGCCGGAGCCGCGACCGCGGCCACCGCGAAGGCCGGCGTGGGCGTCGCGGGCGACCCGGGCGAGCGATGGCGCAGCGCACCGTTCGACGACGAAGCCACCTGA
- a CDS encoding S1C family serine protease: MTTPDEASRPTGAAAAPGATPQPADATTEQQAPASRPAPDTFENPFASPSGRRVLPPDPGPVAAPPLPSSAGTPAPLSSVADPRSAHADARLAPAAHRADPRHAPVAYGGDPRHAPSAYGVDPRPGVGHPSGAHGHGPFPPGPYTSGAPDASERPDGPDGPALVVAAPRRRRRTLSVAWVVPLVVLALVAGVLGGVLGARLGEDDHLADAGLPTTVPGAADVARAPESVAGIAASVLPSVVSIEVDGPQGTATGSGFVLRADGYLVTNNHVVAEAADAATSLTVTFADGSEEDATVVGRTSEYDLAVLKVGVTGLTPLLLGDSDAVVVGDPVVAVGAPLGLAGTVTTGIVSALNRPVSAGDEDDTAFINAIQTDAAINPGNSGGPLVNARGEVIGVNSAIAQPPGTSATTGGSIGLGFAIPSEQVRRTAEQLIETGRATYPIIGVLLDQRYVGEGVQVSTEDRDGTPAVSPDGPADRSGIRRGDVILAIDGRPVTDPDELIVAIRARTPGETVVLRVRTGSDERDVRVRLDEADAR; encoded by the coding sequence ATGACGACCCCCGACGAGGCGAGCCGACCGACCGGGGCGGCCGCCGCCCCGGGTGCGACGCCGCAACCCGCCGACGCCACGACGGAGCAGCAGGCGCCGGCCTCCCGGCCCGCCCCCGACACGTTCGAGAACCCGTTCGCGTCCCCGTCGGGCCGTCGTGTCCTGCCGCCCGACCCCGGGCCGGTCGCCGCGCCGCCGCTTCCGTCGTCGGCCGGTACGCCGGCCCCGCTGTCGTCCGTCGCGGACCCCCGGTCCGCCCACGCCGACGCGCGCCTCGCGCCGGCCGCGCACCGCGCCGACCCCCGGCACGCCCCGGTGGCGTACGGCGGCGACCCCCGTCACGCGCCGTCCGCGTACGGCGTCGACCCCCGGCCGGGCGTCGGGCACCCGTCCGGCGCGCACGGCCACGGGCCCTTCCCGCCCGGCCCGTACACGTCCGGTGCCCCCGACGCGAGCGAGCGGCCGGACGGACCTGACGGGCCCGCGCTCGTGGTCGCGGCACCGCGCCGTCGTCGCCGGACGCTGTCGGTCGCGTGGGTCGTGCCGCTCGTCGTCCTGGCGCTCGTCGCGGGCGTCCTCGGCGGCGTGCTGGGGGCGCGGCTGGGCGAGGACGACCACCTCGCCGACGCGGGCCTGCCGACGACCGTGCCGGGCGCGGCCGACGTGGCGCGCGCTCCCGAGTCGGTCGCCGGCATCGCGGCCTCGGTGCTGCCGAGCGTCGTGTCGATCGAGGTGGACGGCCCGCAGGGCACGGCGACGGGCTCCGGCTTCGTGCTGCGCGCGGACGGCTACCTCGTCACCAACAACCACGTGGTCGCGGAGGCGGCCGACGCCGCGACGTCGCTGACCGTGACGTTCGCCGACGGCAGCGAGGAGGACGCGACGGTCGTCGGCCGGACGTCCGAGTACGACCTCGCGGTCCTCAAGGTCGGCGTGACCGGGCTGACACCGCTGCTGCTGGGCGACTCCGACGCGGTCGTCGTCGGCGACCCGGTCGTCGCGGTCGGTGCGCCGCTGGGGCTCGCGGGGACGGTCACGACGGGCATCGTCAGCGCGCTCAACCGGCCGGTGTCGGCGGGCGACGAGGACGACACGGCGTTCATCAACGCGATCCAGACCGACGCGGCGATCAACCCCGGCAACTCCGGCGGCCCGCTCGTGAACGCGCGCGGCGAGGTGATCGGCGTCAACTCGGCGATCGCGCAGCCGCCGGGCACGTCTGCCACGACGGGCGGCAGCATCGGTCTCGGTTTCGCGATCCCGTCCGAGCAGGTGCGGCGCACCGCCGAGCAGCTGATCGAGACGGGCCGGGCGACGTACCCGATCATCGGCGTGCTCCTGGACCAGCGGTACGTCGGCGAGGGCGTGCAGGTCTCGACGGAGGACCGGGACGGGACCCCCGCGGTGTCCCCGGACGGCCCCGCGGACCGGTCGGGCATCCGGCGCGGCGACGTGATCCTCGCGATCGACGGCCGTCCGGTGACGGACCCCGACGAGCTGATCGTCGCGATCCGCGCGCGGACACCGGGCGAGACCGTCGTCCTGCGCGTCCGGACGGGGTCGGACGAGCGTGACGTCCGGGTGCGCCTCGACGAGGCCGACGCCCGCTGA
- a CDS encoding zf-HC2 domain-containing protein — translation MSHLGSRISALVDGQLSVAATERALAHVALCAQCATELAAARAARRALASAADDVAPAPDLTARLLSLAPDPDGSELRRPQPPRDPFAAPPDRFALASAGLVPRSWTGRPSSGLRPDLTSRRHPTRLAVGSVAGLGAVAAMLFVLGERPEIVPVSHPGADLALLAQPVTGPGQVDGRPVLDDAVRAGQVDPATTSWLRAHAWSFPTDLPEGWSITALRWAQGGAVLEVDVTGPAGSLVVTEQQGRLDTDAIAGARVHDLGGRAVYVLASEPSHLAWQADATVVQVVGADGHDVLAPLVAAFPGGAYDDGVPARITRGWQTVTGALQTP, via the coding sequence GTGAGCCACCTCGGGTCCCGGATCAGCGCGCTCGTCGACGGCCAGCTCTCGGTCGCCGCGACGGAGCGCGCGCTCGCGCACGTCGCCCTGTGCGCGCAGTGCGCCACCGAGCTCGCCGCGGCGCGCGCAGCCCGTCGCGCCCTCGCGTCGGCAGCCGACGACGTCGCCCCGGCCCCGGACCTGACCGCCCGCCTGCTGTCCCTCGCCCCCGACCCCGACGGGTCGGAGCTCCGCCGCCCGCAGCCGCCGCGCGACCCGTTCGCCGCGCCGCCGGACCGGTTCGCGCTCGCGTCCGCCGGCCTGGTCCCGCGCTCGTGGACCGGGCGCCCGTCGTCCGGGCTGCGCCCCGACCTCACGTCGCGGCGTCATCCGACGCGTCTCGCCGTCGGCTCCGTGGCGGGGCTCGGCGCCGTCGCCGCGATGCTCTTCGTGCTCGGCGAGCGCCCCGAGATCGTGCCGGTCAGCCACCCGGGTGCGGACCTCGCCCTGCTCGCGCAGCCGGTCACCGGGCCGGGACAGGTCGACGGGCGCCCCGTGCTCGACGACGCGGTCCGGGCCGGCCAGGTCGACCCGGCGACGACCTCGTGGCTGCGCGCGCACGCGTGGTCGTTCCCGACGGACCTGCCCGAGGGCTGGTCGATCACCGCGCTGCGCTGGGCCCAGGGCGGCGCAGTGCTCGAGGTCGACGTCACGGGCCCCGCCGGCTCGCTCGTCGTCACGGAGCAGCAGGGCCGCCTGGACACCGACGCGATCGCGGGCGCACGCGTGCACGACCTCGGCGGGCGCGCCGTGTACGTGCTCGCCTCCGAGCCGTCGCACCTCGCCTGGCAGGCGGACGCGACCGTCGTGCAGGTCGTCGGGGCCGACGGGCACGACGTGCTGGCCCCGCTCGTGGCAGCCTTTCCCGGAGGCGCCTACGACGACGGGGTGCCTGCGCGCATCACGCGCGGCTGGCAGACGGTGACGGGAGCCCTGCAGACCCCATGA
- the sigE gene encoding RNA polymerase sigma factor SigE — protein MTTPPAAWQPPTWEQIVRDHSARVYRLAYRLTGNRHDAEDLTQETFVRVFRSLNTYTPGTFEGWLHRITTNLFLDQARRKQRVRMDAMGDDSDRYASVDHLASPERAYEHGNLDHDVQRALDELPPEYRAAVVLCDIEGLSYEEIAVTLGIKLGTVRSRIHRARARLRDSLGHRAPEVQGAHAVSAGTDATLHTVGTGGGSVA, from the coding sequence ATGACCACGCCACCGGCCGCCTGGCAGCCGCCGACGTGGGAGCAGATCGTCCGGGACCACTCGGCGCGCGTCTACCGCCTCGCGTACCGCCTCACGGGCAACCGGCACGACGCCGAGGACCTCACGCAGGAGACCTTCGTGCGCGTGTTCCGCTCGCTGAACACGTACACGCCGGGCACGTTCGAGGGATGGCTGCACCGCATCACGACCAACCTGTTCCTCGACCAGGCGCGTCGCAAGCAGCGGGTCCGCATGGACGCGATGGGCGACGACTCCGACCGGTACGCGTCGGTCGACCACCTCGCGAGCCCCGAGCGCGCGTACGAGCACGGCAACCTCGACCACGACGTGCAGCGCGCGCTCGACGAGCTGCCGCCCGAGTACCGCGCCGCGGTCGTCCTGTGCGACATCGAGGGCCTGTCGTACGAGGAGATCGCCGTCACGCTGGGCATCAAGCTCGGCACCGTCCGCTCGCGCATCCACCGCGCCCGCGCGCGGCTGCGCGACTCGCTCGGCCACCGCGCCCCCGAGGTGCAGGGTGCGCACGCGGTGTCCGCGGGCACCGACGCGACGCTGCACACCGTCGGCACGGGCGGGGGGAGCGTGGCGTGA